One region of Brachybacterium saurashtrense genomic DNA includes:
- a CDS encoding pyridoxal phosphate-dependent aminotransferase yields the protein MILTQSSKLRDVCYEIRGPVPAEAARMEAEGHKILKLNIGNPAPFGFEAPDEILVDMIRNLPTAQGYSDSKGIPSARRAVAQYYQTRGMPGMELDDIYLGNGVSELIQMTCQALVDDGDEVLVPAPDYPLWTASVALAGGRAVHYRCDEEQHWWPDVTDIADRVTPRTKAIVVINPNNPTGSVYPEHVLRQIVEVARKHDLLILADEIYDKILYDDAVHTPIASLAPDLLSITFNGLSKAYRVAGFRAGWMALYGPKDHAASFIEGLDVLSNMRLCPNVPAQHVVATALGGYQSVNELLLPGGRLREQRDVAYEGLSAIDGVDVVRASGALYMFPRLDPEMYPIEDDEQFAFDLLRSKKILVTQGTGFNLATSDHFRLVTLPSVDVLADAVDRIADHLAAIRR from the coding sequence ATGATCCTCACCCAGTCCTCGAAGCTGCGCGACGTGTGCTACGAGATCCGAGGACCGGTGCCGGCCGAGGCTGCACGGATGGAGGCCGAGGGGCACAAGATCCTCAAGCTCAACATCGGCAACCCGGCACCCTTCGGCTTCGAGGCGCCGGACGAGATCCTCGTGGACATGATCCGGAACCTGCCCACCGCGCAGGGGTACTCGGACTCCAAGGGCATCCCCTCGGCACGGCGCGCGGTCGCGCAGTACTACCAGACCCGGGGCATGCCCGGCATGGAGCTGGACGACATCTACCTGGGCAACGGCGTCTCCGAGCTCATCCAGATGACCTGCCAGGCGCTCGTGGACGACGGCGACGAGGTGCTGGTCCCCGCCCCGGACTACCCGCTGTGGACCGCCTCCGTCGCGCTCGCCGGCGGCCGCGCCGTGCACTACCGCTGCGACGAGGAGCAGCACTGGTGGCCGGACGTCACGGACATCGCCGACAGGGTCACCCCGCGCACCAAGGCGATCGTGGTGATCAACCCCAACAACCCCACCGGGTCGGTCTACCCCGAGCACGTGCTCCGCCAGATCGTGGAGGTGGCGCGGAAGCACGACCTGCTGATCCTGGCCGACGAGATCTACGACAAGATCCTCTACGACGACGCCGTGCACACCCCGATCGCGTCGCTGGCCCCCGATCTGCTCTCGATCACCTTCAACGGGCTCTCGAAGGCGTACCGCGTGGCCGGGTTCCGGGCGGGATGGATGGCGCTGTACGGGCCGAAGGACCATGCGGCGAGCTTCATCGAGGGCCTCGACGTGCTCTCGAACATGCGCCTGTGCCCGAACGTGCCGGCCCAGCACGTGGTCGCCACGGCGCTGGGCGGCTACCAGAGCGTGAACGAGCTGCTGCTGCCCGGGGGGCGGCTGCGCGAGCAGCGCGACGTCGCCTACGAGGGGCTCAGCGCGATCGACGGCGTGGACGTGGTGCGGGCCTCCGGGGCGCTGTACATGTTCCCCCGGCTGGACCCGGAGATGTACCCGATCGAGGACGACGAGCAGTTCGCCTTCGACCTGCTGCGCTCCAAGAAGATCCTGGTCACCCAGGGCACCGGCTTCAATCTCGCCACCTCGGACCACTTCCGCCTGGTGACGCTCCCGTCCGTGGACGTGCTCGCCGACGCCGTGGACCGCATCGCCGACCACCTCGCCGCGATCCGCCGCTGA
- a CDS encoding DUF1304 family protein, with protein sequence MIILGSALALAAAALHVLIFALESLLWGTPRAQAVFGRQSAQEVAATRALAFNQGFYNLFLAVLAALGAVLLLAGTTAVGAALALAGTGSMLAAATVLLLSSPAHRSAAIRQGTLPLLAVLALVVGLAL encoded by the coding sequence GTGATCATCCTCGGCTCCGCCCTCGCCCTGGCCGCGGCCGCCCTGCACGTGCTGATCTTCGCGCTGGAGTCGCTGCTGTGGGGCACCCCGCGCGCGCAGGCCGTGTTCGGCCGGCAGAGCGCCCAGGAGGTCGCGGCCACCCGCGCCCTGGCCTTCAACCAGGGGTTCTACAACCTCTTCCTGGCCGTGCTCGCGGCGCTGGGCGCCGTGCTGCTGCTCGCGGGCACGACGGCCGTGGGGGCGGCGCTGGCACTGGCCGGCACCGGCAGCATGCTGGCGGCCGCGACGGTGCTGCTGCTGTCCTCCCCCGCGCACCGCTCGGCGGCGATCCGGCAGGGCACCCTCCCGCTGCTCGCCGTCCTCGCCCTGGTGGTGGGCCTGGCGCTCTGA
- a CDS encoding TetR/AcrR family transcriptional regulator, which produces MGRPAAFDRAEAVRAARDVFWSEGYETASMAALQQATGLSASSVYHSFGSKRGLFDAAVEDYLDQVVRPGLAPLTGPEVAPEALLAYFRAARERFADPSGRTVVDGCLLVNTACVGVARDSGVAEVVRAYRAELHAAFTRGARARSPRQAPAERERLVETCVSLLISALVMTRVDTGAALAALDTALSYLQNEDTP; this is translated from the coding sequence ATGGGGCGACCGGCCGCCTTCGATCGCGCCGAGGCGGTGCGCGCGGCGCGCGACGTGTTCTGGAGCGAGGGGTACGAGACGGCCTCCATGGCTGCGCTCCAGCAGGCCACCGGCCTCAGCGCCAGCAGCGTGTACCACTCCTTCGGCTCCAAGCGGGGCCTGTTCGACGCCGCCGTCGAGGACTACCTCGACCAGGTGGTGCGTCCCGGCCTCGCCCCGCTGACGGGGCCCGAGGTCGCCCCCGAGGCGCTCCTCGCCTATTTCCGTGCGGCCCGCGAGCGCTTCGCGGACCCGTCCGGCCGCACCGTCGTCGACGGCTGCCTGCTGGTGAACACCGCCTGTGTCGGGGTCGCCAGGGACAGCGGGGTCGCCGAGGTGGTGCGTGCCTACCGCGCCGAGCTGCACGCCGCGTTCACCCGCGGCGCGCGTGCCCGGAGCCCCCGGCAGGCGCCCGCGGAGCGCGAGCGCCTGGTGGAGACCTGCGTCTCGCTGCTGATCAGCGCGCTGGTCATGACCCGGGTGGACACCGGGGCGGCGCTCGCCGCCCTCGACACCGCCCTCTCCTACCTGCAGAACGAGGACACCCCATGA
- a CDS encoding organic hydroperoxide resistance protein — MKPLYTTEALATGGGRDGHVDVAGSSLSLDLAIPAAMGGSGAGANPEQLFAAGYAACFHSALLSVARSQKVAIEGSSVGARVSIGSEDAGGFSLAVELEVVLPELDHDTAQALADAAHQVCPYSHATRGNIPVTVTVSDD; from the coding sequence ATGAAGCCCCTCTACACCACCGAGGCCCTCGCCACCGGCGGCGGCCGTGACGGCCACGTCGACGTCGCGGGCTCCTCCCTCTCCCTGGATCTCGCGATCCCGGCGGCGATGGGCGGCAGCGGTGCCGGCGCGAACCCCGAGCAGCTCTTCGCCGCCGGGTACGCGGCATGCTTCCACTCCGCGCTGCTGTCCGTCGCGCGCTCGCAGAAGGTCGCGATCGAGGGCTCGAGCGTCGGCGCCCGCGTGAGCATCGGCTCCGAGGACGCCGGCGGCTTCTCGCTCGCCGTCGAGCTCGAGGTCGTGCTGCCCGAGCTCGACCACGACACCGCCCAGGCGCTCGCCGACGCCGCCCATCAGGTGTGCCCCTACTCCCACGCCACCCGGGGCAACATCCCGGTGACCGTCACCGTCTCCGACGACTGA
- a CDS encoding zinc-binding dehydrogenase: MRSVSYTRFGEPADVLSTLEADTPAPDAGEVLLRLVLSPIHHHDLWSIRGTYGVRPELPAVPGSEAVAVVEQLGEGVDSVAVGDRVAVAATPGTWSELFLAPAASLLPLPAELPDEAAAQLVAMPFSALSLLEHLDLAPGQVLVQNAATGAVGRLVAQFARARDLRVISLVRRSSGIEELAAQGIGDVVATDQDDWEEQARALIGDAQVAAGLDSVGGEAAAQVLSLLGRGGRLVVFGAMGGATMALPSGPIIFRDLKVEGFWGAQVSAAMSAETRGRLIGEILARLLSGEVTLPAAGTFGLDEVVDAVDATLTDGRQGKVLLRP, translated from the coding sequence ATGCGCAGCGTGTCCTACACCCGGTTCGGCGAGCCCGCCGACGTCCTGTCGACCCTCGAGGCCGACACCCCCGCGCCCGACGCCGGCGAGGTGCTGCTGCGCCTCGTGCTCAGCCCGATCCACCACCACGACCTGTGGTCCATCCGCGGCACCTACGGCGTGCGCCCCGAGCTGCCCGCCGTCCCGGGCAGCGAGGCCGTGGCCGTCGTCGAGCAGCTCGGCGAGGGCGTCGACTCCGTCGCCGTCGGCGATCGCGTGGCCGTCGCCGCGACACCGGGCACCTGGTCCGAGCTGTTCCTCGCGCCCGCCGCCTCGCTGCTCCCGCTCCCGGCGGAGCTGCCCGACGAGGCCGCGGCCCAGCTGGTCGCCATGCCCTTCAGCGCCCTGTCCCTGCTGGAGCACCTCGACCTCGCCCCCGGCCAGGTGCTCGTGCAGAACGCGGCGACCGGCGCCGTCGGCCGCCTGGTCGCCCAGTTCGCCCGCGCCCGCGACCTGCGCGTGATCAGCCTGGTGCGCCGCAGCAGCGGCATCGAGGAGCTCGCGGCGCAGGGCATCGGCGACGTGGTCGCCACCGACCAGGACGACTGGGAGGAGCAGGCCCGCGCCCTCATCGGCGACGCGCAGGTCGCCGCCGGCCTGGACTCCGTGGGCGGCGAGGCCGCCGCCCAGGTGCTCTCGCTGCTGGGCCGGGGTGGGCGCCTGGTCGTGTTCGGCGCGATGGGCGGCGCCACGATGGCGCTCCCCTCCGGACCGATCATCTTCCGCGACCTGAAGGTCGAGGGCTTCTGGGGCGCCCAGGTCTCGGCCGCGATGAGCGCCGAGACCCGTGGGCGCCTGATCGGCGAGATCCTCGCCCGCCTGCTCTCCGGCGAGGTCACCCTGCCGGCCGCCGGCACCTTCGGCCTCGACGAGGTCGTCGATGCGGTGGACGCCACCCTCACGGACGGCCGCCAGGGAAAGGTCCTGCTGCGCCCCTGA
- a CDS encoding FAD-dependent oxidoreductase, whose translation MSSSQQPFRLAVIGSGPAGVYAAETLLRSAQVKNGELEVSIDLFDRFPAPFGLIRYGVAPDHPRIKGIITALHRILGRGDIRFLGDVEFGTDLTAEDLRRHYDAVIFATGALKDADLAIPGIELEGSHGAADFVAWYDGNPDYPRTWGLEAQQVAVIGNGNVALDVARVLSKSADELLRTEIPQNVYEGLQAAETTDVHVFGRRGPAQTKFSPLEARELAHPRGLQVVMDPRDLDQITDAEWEAIRADKRTDQVVQTFVGWLEEQQRREAAGEEPTDREGGPVRRRLHMHFWHRPVEVLGEDGTVTGMRFERTRLNAEGGLEGTGEMVDYELGAVYRAVGYHGSELPGIPYDARRGVIHNVAGRVTEADGTVLPGVYANGWIKRGPVGLIGATKSDAIETITSLLEDVEAGTLARAPERDEDAILRLLDERGVEYTTWDGWTALDEHEKALGAAAVDADGEPRARVKVVEREEMVRVSRDGMTVPSNA comes from the coding sequence ATGTCCTCCTCCCAGCAGCCCTTCCGCCTGGCCGTGATCGGCTCCGGCCCCGCCGGCGTCTATGCGGCGGAGACCCTGCTGCGCAGCGCGCAGGTCAAGAACGGGGAGCTCGAGGTCTCCATCGATCTGTTCGATCGCTTCCCGGCGCCCTTCGGGCTGATCCGGTACGGCGTCGCCCCCGATCACCCGCGCATCAAGGGGATCATCACCGCGCTGCACCGGATCCTGGGCCGGGGCGACATCCGCTTCCTGGGCGACGTCGAGTTCGGCACCGATCTCACCGCCGAGGACCTCCGCCGCCACTACGACGCGGTGATCTTCGCGACCGGTGCGCTGAAGGACGCGGACCTCGCGATCCCCGGCATCGAGCTGGAGGGCTCCCACGGCGCCGCGGACTTCGTGGCCTGGTACGACGGCAACCCGGACTACCCGCGCACCTGGGGCCTGGAGGCCCAGCAGGTCGCGGTGATCGGCAACGGCAACGTGGCGCTCGACGTCGCGCGCGTGCTCTCCAAGAGCGCCGACGAGCTGCTGCGGACGGAGATCCCGCAGAACGTGTACGAGGGCCTGCAGGCCGCCGAGACCACGGACGTGCACGTGTTCGGCCGGCGCGGCCCCGCCCAGACCAAGTTCTCGCCGCTCGAGGCGCGCGAGCTCGCCCACCCCCGCGGCCTGCAGGTGGTCATGGACCCGCGCGACCTCGACCAGATCACCGACGCCGAGTGGGAGGCCATCCGGGCGGACAAGCGCACCGACCAGGTGGTGCAGACGTTCGTGGGCTGGCTCGAGGAGCAGCAGCGCCGCGAGGCCGCCGGCGAGGAGCCCACCGACCGCGAGGGCGGACCGGTGCGGCGCCGCCTGCACATGCACTTCTGGCACCGCCCCGTCGAGGTGCTCGGCGAGGACGGCACGGTCACCGGCATGCGGTTCGAGCGCACCCGCCTGAACGCCGAGGGCGGCCTGGAGGGCACCGGCGAGATGGTCGACTACGAGCTCGGCGCCGTGTACCGCGCCGTCGGCTACCACGGCTCCGAGCTGCCCGGCATCCCCTACGACGCACGGCGCGGCGTGATCCACAACGTCGCCGGCCGCGTCACCGAGGCGGACGGCACCGTGCTGCCCGGCGTCTACGCCAACGGCTGGATCAAGCGCGGCCCGGTGGGCCTGATCGGCGCGACGAAGTCCGACGCGATCGAGACCATCACCAGCCTGCTCGAGGACGTCGAGGCGGGCACGCTGGCCCGGGCGCCCGAGCGCGACGAGGACGCGATCCTGCGCCTGCTGGACGAGCGCGGCGTGGAGTACACGACGTGGGACGGCTGGACGGCGCTGGACGAGCACGAGAAGGCGCTGGGCGCCGCCGCGGTGGATGCCGACGGCGAGCCGCGCGCCCGCGTGAAGGTGGTCGAGCGCGAAGAGATGGTGCGGGTCTCCCGCGACGGGATGACCGTCCCCTCGAACGCCTGA
- a CDS encoding transglutaminase family protein, translated as MSENASSTPARTADGTPASTRRRPLLPLREEEQTPVEPIHYRVHHLTSYRYAKPVSRNFGRAHIEPRATPHQRVLSHEVVVEPAPARLTAHTDFYGNSSTYLLVDEPHSQLDVHSHARVTVADRRYPIEPMSRPWEQCTPEHWGSLLPDSGLDFVHPSPRIPAGTAAREISAEVFTPGRAIGECLADLTALIHTDFTYDSAATTVSSTLEEVLAARHGVCQDFSHVGVAAVRAAGLAARYVSGYLRTAPSAGGALGTAPVGEMIGSAASHAWLSVLVPGTGWVDIDPTNRTFVDQRFVTTAWGRDYADVPPLKGIVVGPPGATSTLDVSVGVVPEPPSGSSPE; from the coding sequence ATGTCTGAGAACGCCTCGAGCACACCCGCCCGCACCGCCGACGGCACGCCCGCGAGCACGCGACGGCGGCCCCTGCTGCCGCTGCGCGAGGAGGAGCAGACCCCGGTGGAGCCGATCCACTACCGGGTGCACCACCTCACCTCCTACCGCTACGCGAAGCCGGTCTCGCGCAACTTCGGCCGCGCGCACATCGAGCCGCGCGCCACCCCGCACCAGCGGGTGCTCTCGCACGAGGTGGTGGTCGAGCCGGCGCCCGCCCGGCTCACCGCGCACACCGACTTCTACGGCAACTCCTCCACCTACCTGCTGGTGGACGAGCCGCACTCGCAGCTGGACGTCCACTCGCACGCGCGCGTCACCGTCGCGGACCGCCGCTACCCGATCGAGCCGATGTCCCGCCCCTGGGAGCAGTGCACCCCCGAGCACTGGGGCTCCCTGCTGCCGGACTCCGGGCTGGACTTCGTCCACCCCTCCCCCCGCATCCCCGCGGGCACCGCGGCGCGGGAGATCTCCGCGGAGGTGTTCACCCCGGGCCGCGCCATCGGCGAGTGCCTCGCGGACCTCACGGCCCTGATCCACACCGATTTCACCTACGACTCCGCCGCCACCACCGTCTCCTCGACGCTGGAGGAGGTGCTCGCCGCCCGGCACGGGGTGTGCCAGGACTTCTCCCACGTGGGCGTCGCGGCGGTGCGGGCCGCCGGGCTCGCGGCGCGGTACGTCTCCGGCTACCTCCGCACGGCCCCGTCGGCCGGCGGGGCGCTGGGCACCGCGCCGGTCGGGGAGATGATCGGCTCCGCCGCCTCCCACGCCTGGCTGAGCGTTCTGGTGCCCGGCACCGGCTGGGTGGACATCGATCCCACCAACCGCACCTTCGTGGACCAGCGCTTCGTCACCACGGCCTGGGGCCGGGACTACGCCGACGTCCCGCCGCTCAAGGGCATCGTGGTGGGGCCTCCCGGGGCCACCAGCACGCTGGACGTGTCCGTCGGGGTGGTGCCCGAGCCGCCTTCCGGGAGCAGCCCGGAGTGA
- a CDS encoding circularly permuted type 2 ATP-grasp protein gives MTSTPPQALVDELDALGPRGRRRAAASAAAMFAGDVSATAPVIDPVPVVLDAESWAQLSAGLEQRMRLLDALYADLYGPRTVLSADVAPVEELLQDPAYLRTAVGIPSRGSHHLFAISSTVARTAEGTWVVLEDSVDVPDGAGTTLELRRVLSRCAPTLYRSTALRRLHPYFDTLRTALHQRTRSDGRAGRTVVLTEDTEDPLRAFDHSWLANLLGAPIVSAGDLRTGSGALTLRLPGRDSDPGDAVDALVRLVPSQLVDPLDLGPTPLGGVTGLVEAARCGDVEVFNPLGAGLLENPHLRDALPDLCRQLLHEDLLLRPAAPGAVEAGWLGLDPAGGDALVERPARLRLLVTSTEDGFDVLPGGVAVTADDGPEALKDVWVAVPRSAAADAAQSAEAPTTPFGALAAYPAMTRSVGSDLFWFGRYLERVDSTARLLRTMLDSVNDLDSEGGPTARTAQAVLLGAVTEVTTTYPGFPAVDLHDRETVRTEIESLLTDRGRPGSLAQSYAALAHTTRTLRDLISDDVWPVIARMNQRLRALAGHDAAPLEQGLTEIVDGCLTLSGAVADSMPRNLAWDLTEVGRKIERASSLLALLRAVLGRRRSHAVEARTSAAVALITEAGASYRRAYHAAVQPELLLELLLADTTLPRSIAFQMDRLGLALDRLPEVEPTPELRAPLTALRSRLGAWDPQEMLRPLAAEEGPVGGATGAGAAVAGGAPTALLEEVDAAMDSLRELATALENRYFRPSESTSRWGIDDV, from the coding sequence GTGACTTCCACACCACCGCAGGCCCTGGTCGACGAGCTCGACGCTCTCGGCCCCCGGGGCCGTCGACGGGCGGCGGCGTCGGCCGCGGCGATGTTCGCCGGCGACGTCTCCGCCACCGCGCCCGTGATCGATCCGGTCCCGGTGGTCCTGGACGCGGAGTCGTGGGCCCAGCTCTCGGCGGGCCTCGAGCAGCGGATGCGCCTGCTCGACGCCCTGTACGCGGACCTCTACGGCCCGCGCACCGTGCTCTCCGCCGACGTCGCCCCGGTGGAGGAGCTGCTGCAGGATCCCGCCTATCTGCGCACCGCCGTGGGGATCCCCTCGCGGGGCAGCCACCACCTCTTCGCGATCAGCAGCACCGTGGCCCGCACCGCCGAGGGGACCTGGGTGGTGCTCGAGGACTCGGTGGACGTGCCCGACGGGGCCGGCACCACCCTCGAGCTGCGGCGCGTGCTCTCGCGCTGCGCGCCCACGCTGTACCGTTCGACGGCGCTGCGCCGCCTGCACCCCTACTTCGACACGCTGCGCACCGCGCTCCACCAGCGCACCCGCTCCGACGGCCGGGCCGGGCGCACGGTGGTGCTCACCGAGGACACCGAGGACCCGCTGCGCGCCTTCGACCACAGCTGGCTGGCGAACCTGCTGGGCGCGCCGATCGTCTCCGCCGGGGACCTGCGCACCGGCTCCGGCGCGCTCACCCTGCGCCTGCCCGGCCGGGACTCCGATCCCGGGGACGCGGTGGACGCCCTGGTGCGGCTGGTGCCCTCGCAGCTGGTGGACCCCCTGGACCTCGGGCCGACGCCGCTGGGCGGCGTGACCGGGCTGGTCGAGGCCGCACGATGCGGCGACGTGGAGGTGTTCAATCCGCTCGGCGCGGGGCTGCTGGAGAACCCGCACCTGCGCGACGCCCTGCCGGACCTGTGCCGCCAGCTGCTGCACGAGGACCTGCTGCTGCGCCCCGCCGCCCCCGGCGCCGTGGAGGCGGGCTGGCTGGGCCTGGACCCCGCCGGCGGGGACGCCCTGGTGGAGCGGCCCGCGCGCCTGCGCCTGCTGGTGACGAGCACCGAGGACGGCTTCGACGTGCTGCCGGGCGGGGTCGCGGTCACCGCCGACGACGGCCCGGAGGCGCTCAAGGACGTGTGGGTCGCGGTGCCGCGCAGCGCCGCGGCGGACGCCGCGCAGAGCGCCGAGGCGCCCACGACGCCCTTCGGCGCGCTGGCCGCGTACCCGGCGATGACCCGCTCGGTGGGCTCGGACCTGTTCTGGTTCGGCCGCTACCTCGAGCGGGTGGACTCCACCGCCCGCCTGCTGCGCACGATGCTGGACTCGGTCAACGACCTCGACTCCGAGGGCGGCCCCACCGCGCGCACCGCGCAGGCGGTGCTGCTGGGCGCGGTCACCGAGGTCACCACCACCTATCCCGGGTTCCCGGCCGTGGACCTCCACGACCGCGAGACCGTGCGCACGGAGATCGAGAGCCTGCTCACCGATCGAGGACGACCCGGCTCGCTGGCGCAGTCCTACGCCGCGCTCGCCCACACCACCCGTACGCTGCGCGATCTGATCTCGGACGACGTCTGGCCCGTGATCGCCCGGATGAACCAGCGCCTGCGCGCCCTGGCCGGGCACGACGCCGCCCCGCTCGAGCAGGGGCTCACCGAGATCGTCGACGGCTGCCTCACCCTCTCCGGCGCGGTCGCGGACTCGATGCCGCGCAACCTCGCCTGGGACCTCACCGAGGTGGGGCGGAAGATCGAACGGGCCAGCAGCCTGCTGGCCCTGCTGCGGGCCGTGCTGGGCCGCCGCCGCAGCCACGCCGTCGAGGCCCGCACCTCTGCCGCGGTGGCGCTGATCACCGAGGCCGGGGCCTCCTACCGTCGCGCCTACCACGCGGCGGTGCAGCCGGAGCTGCTGCTGGAGCTGCTGCTGGCGGACACCACCCTGCCGCGCTCGATCGCCTTCCAGATGGACCGCCTGGGCCTGGCCCTGGACCGCCTGCCGGAGGTGGAGCCCACCCCCGAGCTGCGCGCCCCGCTGACGGCGCTGCGCTCCCGGCTCGGCGCCTGGGACCCGCAGGAGATGCTCCGGCCGCTCGCGGCCGAGGAGGGCCCCGTCGGCGGCGCGACAGGAGCTGGGGCCGCGGTGGCCGGCGGCGCCCCCACCGCCCTCCTGGAGGAGGTCGATGCGGCAATGGACTCGCTGCGCGAGCTCGCCACCGCCCTGGAGAACCGGTACTTCCGCCCCTCGGAGTCCACCTCGAGATGGGGGATCGACGATGTCTGA
- a CDS encoding AIM24 family protein, with product MRSPLFDASHHERQTTDRWTLQSQKMLRCALTPQAPEIISSAGAMVAYQGQMDFSYQGSGGGMKLLKKMATGEGASLMRTRGQGEVFYARQNNEIFLIQLEGEALTLNTRNMLAFDSSIQWDIRSLGGAGFMAGGLFNLVLQGQGMVALTSDGPPMLLDCSQQPTFVDPQAAVCWSANLQPQIKNDFKMGSLIGRGSGESFQLGFHGPGFVVVQPSEGTPVVSTS from the coding sequence ATGCGATCTCCTCTCTTCGACGCCTCCCACCACGAGCGGCAGACCACCGACCGGTGGACCCTGCAGTCGCAGAAGATGCTGCGCTGCGCCCTCACGCCGCAGGCGCCGGAGATCATCTCCTCCGCCGGCGCGATGGTCGCCTACCAGGGGCAGATGGACTTCTCGTACCAGGGGTCCGGCGGTGGGATGAAGCTGCTGAAGAAGATGGCCACCGGCGAGGGCGCGAGCCTGATGCGCACCCGCGGGCAGGGCGAGGTCTTCTACGCCCGGCAGAACAACGAGATCTTCCTGATCCAGCTCGAGGGCGAGGCGCTCACCCTCAACACCCGCAACATGCTCGCCTTCGACAGCTCGATCCAGTGGGACATCCGTTCCCTGGGCGGGGCGGGCTTCATGGCCGGCGGCCTGTTCAACCTGGTCCTGCAGGGACAGGGCATGGTGGCCCTCACCTCGGACGGCCCGCCGATGCTGCTGGACTGCTCCCAGCAGCCCACCTTCGTGGACCCGCAGGCGGCGGTGTGCTGGTCCGCGAACCTGCAGCCGCAGATCAAGAACGACTTCAAGATGGGCTCGCTGATCGGGCGCGGCTCCGGGGAGTCTTTCCAGCTGGGCTTCCACGGCCCGGGCTTCGTGGTGGTCCAGCCCTCCGAGGGGACGCCGGTGGTCAGCACCTCCTGA